A portion of the Oxynema aestuarii AP17 genome contains these proteins:
- a CDS encoding ParA family protein, producing MVHKIALFNHKGGVSKTTTVFNLGWMLASKGKTVILVDTDPQCNLTGIALGEGTEEDESRIQNIYDTKFNIKTGLAPAFESQPRMIEAVDCIQVEGQKNLFLLPGSVGLAEYEVTLGIAQELSGSIQALKNLPGSITDLLDKTAKQLNADYILIDMSPSLGSLNQNLLMTSHFFIVPTTADFFSLMAIDSLTNILPRWYKWAKTASSMTILREATYPFPDVRLKFLGTIIQNFRIIRGKETAAFEIWIQKIEQDVSQKLVPVLEKNNMMLPDVGYSNQGIDETFCLTKIQNFNSLIALSQEHRTPIYALTPEQLGQTGKVLQQNQNKQKDFEKTFSNLADKVINLTTQYAVST from the coding sequence GTGGTTCATAAAATTGCTCTTTTCAATCACAAAGGTGGCGTTAGTAAAACAACCACTGTTTTTAACTTAGGTTGGATGCTTGCTTCCAAGGGTAAAACCGTTATTTTAGTGGATACCGATCCCCAATGCAATCTTACCGGAATAGCTTTAGGAGAAGGAACTGAAGAGGATGAAAGTAGAATACAAAACATTTATGACACGAAATTTAATATAAAAACTGGCTTGGCTCCTGCTTTTGAATCACAACCCAGGATGATTGAGGCTGTGGATTGCATTCAAGTCGAAGGTCAAAAAAATTTATTTTTGCTCCCAGGGAGTGTTGGCTTGGCTGAATATGAAGTGACCCTAGGTATTGCACAAGAACTCAGTGGTTCAATTCAAGCTCTGAAGAATTTGCCTGGATCTATAACGGATCTACTCGATAAAACAGCGAAACAGCTTAATGCTGATTATATTTTGATTGATATGAGTCCTAGTTTGGGTTCTCTGAATCAAAATCTTTTAATGACTAGTCATTTTTTTATAGTTCCTACAACGGCTGATTTTTTCTCTCTTATGGCAATTGATTCTTTAACTAATATTTTACCACGATGGTATAAATGGGCGAAAACGGCTAGTTCAATGACAATTTTAAGGGAAGCAACTTATCCATTTCCTGATGTTAGATTAAAATTTTTAGGGACTATTATTCAAAATTTTAGAATTATACGAGGTAAAGAAACTGCGGCTTTTGAAATTTGGATCCAAAAGATCGAGCAGGATGTATCGCAAAAATTAGTACCTGTATTAGAAAAAAATAATATGATGCTACCTGATGTTGGATATTCAAACCAGGGTATTGACGAAACGTTTTGTTTGACAAAAATTCAGAATTTTAATAGTTTAATCGCTCTTTCTCAAGAACATAGAACTCCCATTTACGCTTTAACTCCTGAACAATTAGGACAAACTGGTAAAGTTTTACAGCAAAATCAAAACAAACAGAAAGACTTTGAAAAAACATTTTCTAATTTAGCAGATAAAGTGATTAACCTAACCACTCAATATGCAGTCAGCACTTGA
- a CDS encoding endonuclease/exonuclease/phosphatase family protein gives MAATILKIATFNLRYDKPDPGNCAWSRRREVVAELILREAPDAIATQELLPSQRHDLHRLLPEYESIGRDRDGSGTGECCAILYRRSRLHCIEHGDFWLSETPDIPGSVSPEWQNPLPRLTTWGLFQAAEGDGAIAKGEPSRIAIFNTHLDYRSAIARERGARLIADRLAQLSPERVRAIVAGDFNDEAHSRPRQILGQPLANGIHLEDAIAALSPEEQLTFHDFRDRPFAAIDTLYCDRRFKCHGVRVNRDRPHGIWPSDHFPVSVELEV, from the coding sequence ATGGCAGCGACGATCCTTAAAATTGCGACGTTTAACCTGCGCTACGACAAACCGGATCCGGGGAATTGCGCCTGGAGTCGGCGGCGGGAGGTCGTGGCGGAATTGATTTTAAGGGAAGCACCGGACGCGATCGCCACTCAAGAATTGCTCCCGTCCCAGCGCCACGACCTGCATCGCTTATTGCCGGAGTACGAGAGTATCGGGCGCGATCGCGACGGCTCCGGGACGGGGGAATGTTGTGCGATCCTCTATCGGCGATCGCGGCTACATTGTATCGAACACGGCGATTTTTGGTTGAGCGAAACCCCGGACATTCCCGGCAGCGTCTCCCCCGAGTGGCAAAATCCCCTACCGCGCCTCACGACCTGGGGTCTGTTCCAAGCCGCCGAGGGGGACGGGGCGATCGCGAAGGGAGAACCAAGCCGGATCGCCATTTTTAACACCCATCTCGACTACCGCAGCGCGATCGCCCGGGAACGAGGCGCCCGCTTAATTGCCGATCGCCTCGCCCAACTCTCCCCGGAACGGGTGCGGGCGATCGTCGCGGGAGACTTTAACGACGAGGCCCACAGCCGACCGCGCCAGATCTTGGGCCAACCCCTCGCCAACGGCATCCATTTGGAAGACGCGATCGCCGCCCTGAGTCCGGAAGAACAACTGACCTTCCACGACTTTCGCGACCGCCCTTTTGCGGCGATCGATACCCTGTACTGCGATCGCCGCTTCAAATGCCACGGCGTCCGCGTCAACCGCGATCGCCCCCACGGGATCTGGCCCTCGGATCACTTCCCGGTCTCGGTCGAACTGGAAGTGTGA
- a CDS encoding HEPN domain-containing protein, protein MQSALDQFKISIGRVRDLIALYNSLQAQSTQILDLSDLLRASLVLAVSALDYYIHEVVTLGMLEIYRGQRPEPNPSRNQSQSSFSRFKVSLGNARQERSMALGITSWLEDQIRQNYGDTFLQSSHNISSLIPVLSTLINNKLNDISWLEDEIRVYLGYKSFQHPDKISEAIRLISGKELWNEISQRVARSPRDIKQNLASIVDRRNKIAHEADIDPTYNIGDRWPINPNSVISSVDFIENIVENIHVIL, encoded by the coding sequence ATGCAGTCAGCACTTGACCAGTTTAAAATTAGTATAGGTCGTGTTAGAGACCTGATTGCTCTTTATAACTCTCTTCAAGCCCAATCTACTCAGATTTTAGATTTATCAGATTTATTGAGAGCTTCTTTAGTATTAGCTGTGAGCGCTCTAGATTACTATATTCATGAAGTTGTGACTCTAGGAATGTTGGAAATTTATCGAGGACAACGCCCCGAACCCAATCCTTCTCGAAATCAATCTCAATCATCTTTTTCTCGTTTTAAAGTGTCTTTAGGAAATGCACGTCAAGAGCGTAGTATGGCTCTAGGTATTACTTCCTGGCTGGAAGATCAAATACGACAAAATTATGGTGATACATTTTTACAAAGTTCTCATAATATTTCATCTCTAATCCCAGTCTTATCTACCTTAATTAATAATAAACTTAATGATATTTCTTGGTTGGAAGATGAAATTCGAGTATATCTAGGATACAAAAGTTTTCAGCATCCAGACAAAATTTCTGAAGCGATTAGGCTGATTTCAGGTAAAGAGTTATGGAATGAAATAAGTCAGAGAGTTGCTAGATCTCCAAGAGATATAAAACAAAATTTAGCTTCTATTGTTGATCGTAGAAATAAAATTGCTCATGAAGCTGATATCGATCCAACCTACAATATTGGAGATAGGTGGCCAATTAATCCTAATTCAGTTATAAGTTCAGTTGATTTTATTGAAAATATTGTGGAAAATATTCATGTAATTTTATAA
- a CDS encoding 16S rRNA (uracil(1498)-N(3))-methyltransferase produces the protein MQRVVIDPSQIDGGRVRLDREQSHYLYRVLRLHGGDRFIAIDGGGRWWLAQLCAEAQAELLEELAVSTELPIAVTAIVGLPKSGFDEIVRQTTELGVTTIAPVTSDRTLLRPSRQKLERWRRIVKEAAEQSERQIVPDLLDPVPWDAAIAAVGEARRYLCVARGDDVPHLCESLRVSSGEAVAIATGPEGGWTPAEVERAIGAGFQPVSLGRRILRAVTAPAVALSIVAAAYEVQ, from the coding sequence ATGCAACGAGTGGTTATCGACCCCTCGCAAATCGACGGGGGTAGGGTCCGCCTCGATCGCGAGCAAAGTCATTATTTATACCGAGTGTTGCGCTTGCACGGGGGCGATCGCTTTATCGCGATTGACGGGGGCGGTCGCTGGTGGCTGGCGCAGTTGTGCGCCGAAGCCCAAGCGGAGTTACTCGAAGAACTGGCGGTGTCTACGGAATTGCCGATCGCGGTAACGGCGATCGTCGGGTTGCCGAAGAGTGGTTTTGACGAGATCGTGCGACAGACCACGGAGTTAGGGGTGACGACGATCGCCCCGGTGACGAGCGATCGCACGTTGTTGCGTCCGAGTCGGCAGAAGTTGGAGCGTTGGCGGCGGATCGTCAAAGAAGCTGCCGAACAGTCGGAACGGCAGATCGTACCGGACTTGCTCGATCCCGTGCCGTGGGACGCGGCGATTGCTGCGGTGGGGGAGGCCCGCCGTTATCTCTGCGTGGCGCGGGGGGACGACGTGCCGCACTTGTGCGAGAGTCTGCGCGTTAGTTCCGGGGAAGCGGTGGCGATCGCCACCGGACCCGAGGGCGGCTGGACGCCTGCGGAGGTGGAACGGGCGATCGGCGCCGGGTTTCAACCCGTGTCCCTGGGTCGTCGCATCCTGCGCGCCGTCACTGCCCCGGCGGTCGCCTTATCTATCGTTGCGGCAGCTTACGAGGTACAATAA
- a CDS encoding diguanylate cyclase domain-containing protein, whose product MNVERRSDQSWCDAKVKGKSDPSHSCGDSSGGSSTHCTSAEVACEYDGSEREVAQLREQLARTSAQLEQYRNYYEQLPGFYFSLTSEAIVEQVSAFAARQLGYSRDRLQGQPFVNLLNGPQEVRAFRQWWTGADWQHHSDTEQIHGREVTLQCADGSPLFLRLSIRTVPPLPPGDLRGSRTFPHPANEPERVLFVGEEIGDLKQALKNLEQQRQFGTQLLEATDVLVRNFVSTVLDTANSLVVVLDREARIMSCNLACEKTTGYRFEQMSNRRVAELFLIPEEVEAFHTVLVQLSSGNGPNHHENRWLTRDGELRTIAWSNTAIFEEDSDRVKYIICTGIDITERRQAEQALRQSEERLRTQYKHIPIPTLTWQCVGDEFFLIDYNDAALAMTGGCVARSLGKTARCMYADCRELVEELKRCFRERRTIKSERFYRFCATAEPKHFAIVYVFVAPDMVMVHTEDITERKQLMGALQRQARRERLVGVIQGRIRHSLDLDRILATTAKEVRRFLQVQRVAIYRVSPPLAEGGSRDLTFVVESRTSAVPSLRDESLDWRWFDPEPQCAGDGLPVCAIADLETADLPSAAIARLHALGIRAHLQVPIWIRERSGVAPDSDRPPERGDRLGLWGWLWVDRCSAPGPWEASDIDFVEQIAGELAIAIQQALLYRQLQLANQELEHLATLDALTGLANRRHFDAYLNREWQRLAAAGVPLSLILCDIDYFKAYNDTYGHLAGDRTLREVADALRSTLREGELGARYGGEEFALILPHTGAEEAMSVAQTLRSRIHALAIAHKASSLGQIVTLSLGVATRVPSANLSPASLIAAADDALYRAKALGRDRAIFHHSIGPPPGHCP is encoded by the coding sequence ATGAATGTCGAGCGCCGATCTGACCAATCGTGGTGTGACGCTAAAGTTAAAGGAAAATCCGATCCGTCGCATTCGTGCGGCGACTCTTCCGGGGGATCGAGCACTCACTGCACGTCCGCAGAAGTGGCGTGCGAGTACGACGGAAGCGAACGAGAAGTCGCCCAATTGCGCGAACAACTCGCCCGAACCTCGGCCCAACTCGAACAATACCGCAATTATTACGAACAATTGCCCGGTTTTTACTTCAGTCTGACCTCGGAGGCGATCGTCGAGCAAGTCAGTGCGTTTGCGGCGCGACAACTGGGATATTCGCGCGATCGCCTGCAAGGTCAACCCTTCGTCAACCTGTTGAACGGTCCGCAAGAAGTCCGAGCTTTCCGTCAGTGGTGGACTGGCGCCGATTGGCAGCATCACAGCGATACGGAGCAAATCCACGGGCGCGAAGTCACCCTTCAATGCGCCGACGGTTCGCCCTTATTTTTGCGCCTCAGCATCCGCACTGTCCCTCCCCTTCCCCCGGGAGACCTCCGAGGGTCGAGGACGTTTCCCCACCCGGCGAACGAACCAGAACGAGTGTTGTTCGTCGGCGAAGAAATCGGCGATCTCAAACAAGCGCTCAAAAATTTGGAACAACAGCGTCAATTCGGGACCCAATTGCTCGAAGCGACAGATGTTTTAGTTCGCAATTTCGTCTCTACAGTCCTCGATACCGCCAACTCTTTAGTGGTGGTGCTCGATCGCGAGGCGCGGATTATGAGCTGCAATCTTGCCTGCGAGAAGACGACGGGCTACCGCTTCGAGCAAATGAGTAACCGACGGGTGGCGGAGTTATTTTTAATTCCCGAAGAGGTGGAAGCGTTCCACACGGTTTTAGTGCAGTTGAGTTCGGGAAACGGACCGAATCACCACGAAAATCGCTGGTTGACCCGGGATGGCGAGTTACGGACGATCGCCTGGTCGAATACGGCGATTTTTGAGGAAGATAGCGATCGCGTCAAGTACATTATCTGTACCGGGATCGACATTACCGAACGCCGCCAAGCGGAACAAGCCCTGCGTCAAAGCGAGGAACGCTTGCGAACCCAGTACAAGCACATCCCAATTCCGACTTTAACGTGGCAGTGTGTCGGCGATGAGTTTTTCTTGATCGACTACAACGATGCGGCGTTGGCGATGACGGGGGGCTGCGTGGCGCGCTCGTTGGGGAAAACCGCACGCTGCATGTATGCGGACTGTCGGGAGTTGGTCGAGGAGTTAAAGCGTTGTTTTCGGGAACGACGCACGATTAAAAGCGAACGGTTTTATCGCTTTTGCGCGACCGCCGAACCGAAACATTTCGCGATCGTTTACGTGTTCGTGGCGCCGGATATGGTGATGGTCCATACCGAGGATATTACGGAACGCAAACAGTTGATGGGGGCGTTGCAACGACAGGCCCGACGGGAACGTCTGGTCGGGGTGATTCAAGGACGGATCCGCCACTCCCTCGATCTCGATCGCATTCTGGCGACGACGGCGAAGGAGGTGCGCCGTTTCTTGCAAGTGCAACGGGTCGCCATTTACCGGGTCTCCCCTCCCCTCGCGGAAGGCGGTTCTCGGGATTTGACTTTTGTGGTGGAATCGCGCACGTCGGCGGTTCCGTCCCTGCGAGACGAATCGTTGGACTGGCGCTGGTTCGACCCGGAACCGCAGTGCGCTGGCGACGGCTTACCCGTGTGCGCGATCGCCGATCTCGAAACGGCGGATCTCCCCTCGGCGGCGATCGCCCGCCTCCACGCTTTGGGAATTCGCGCTCACTTGCAAGTCCCGATCTGGATTCGCGAACGTTCTGGGGTCGCCCCCGATTCCGATCGCCCTCCGGAACGGGGGGACCGTCTCGGACTCTGGGGATGGTTGTGGGTCGATCGCTGTTCGGCCCCGGGTCCGTGGGAGGCGTCGGATATCGATTTCGTCGAACAAATTGCCGGAGAATTGGCGATCGCCATCCAACAAGCGCTCCTCTATCGCCAACTCCAACTCGCCAATCAGGAGTTGGAACATTTAGCCACCCTCGACGCCCTCACCGGATTGGCGAATCGCCGTCATTTTGATGCCTATCTCAATCGCGAGTGGCAGCGACTGGCGGCGGCAGGAGTACCGCTTTCGTTGATTCTGTGCGATATCGATTATTTCAAGGCTTATAATGATACTTACGGTCATCTGGCGGGCGATCGCACCTTGCGAGAGGTCGCCGATGCCTTGCGCTCTACCTTGCGCGAGGGCGAACTCGGGGCGCGCTACGGCGGCGAAGAGTTTGCCCTGATCCTACCCCACACCGGGGCTGAAGAAGCGATGAGCGTGGCTCAGACCTTGCGATCGCGCATCCATGCTTTGGCGATCGCCCACAAAGCCTCGTCTCTCGGCCAGATCGTCACCCTCAGTTTGGGGGTCGCCACCCGGGTTCCTTCGGCGAACTTGTCTCCCGCTTCCCTGATTGCGGCGGCGGACGACGCCCTCTACCGCGCTAAAGCCCTCGGACGCGATCGCGCCATCTTCCACCATTCCATCGGTCCTCCCCCGGGTCATTGCCCTTAA
- the sir gene encoding sulfite reductase, ferredoxin dependent: protein MLTSPTPSVPTGKTSKLEGIKERSNFLREPLATELLEDTTHFSGDGVQILKFHGSYQQDNRDNRVKGQEKDYQFMLRTRSPGGFIPPQLYLALDRISEEYGNQTLRATTRQGFQLHGILKKNLKAAIAAIVQNMGSTLGACGDLNRNVMAPPAPYKNRRDYTLAWQYADNIADLLTPQTGAYYEIWLDGEKAISAQEDPAVVAARQRNGNGTIFQDKEEPIYGTHYMPRKFKCAVTVPGDNSVDLFSQDVSLVVITDEAGELQGFNVYAGGGMGRTHNKEETFARVADPIGYVSKDDVYDLVKAIVATQRDYGDRVNRRHARMKYLIHDWGVEKFRASVEGYFGKAIEPLKPLPPFKYEDYLGWHQQGDGNLFVGLSIQNGRVWDRDSLQLRTALREIVTRYNLPMRVTASQNIILYEIQPAWQREIQEILTRCGIQSETDIDPLERYSMACPALPTCGLAITESERILPSILDRVRAVLDKVGLSEEHFVIRMTGCPNGCARPYLAEMGFVGKSPDAYQLWLGADPNQTRLSRVYLEKLEIDNLEATLEPLFVYFKQEQASRPQRESFGDFCDRVGFEALRQFAASYATGSATAPATEKSAKRPPRRRINVRDAVYQQVKVEAKRQGRPMSELASEAIAAYLEELKSQG from the coding sequence ATGCTGACATCTCCAACTCCCTCCGTTCCTACAGGCAAAACATCTAAACTTGAAGGTATTAAAGAACGCAGTAACTTCCTGCGCGAACCCCTCGCTACAGAACTGCTAGAGGATACCACGCACTTTAGCGGTGACGGGGTGCAAATTCTTAAATTTCACGGGTCTTACCAACAAGACAACCGAGATAATCGGGTCAAAGGGCAAGAAAAAGACTATCAATTCATGTTGCGTACCCGGTCCCCGGGAGGCTTCATTCCGCCCCAACTGTATTTAGCCCTCGATCGCATCTCCGAAGAATACGGCAATCAAACCTTGCGCGCCACCACCCGTCAGGGCTTCCAACTCCACGGCATTTTAAAGAAAAACCTGAAAGCGGCGATCGCGGCGATCGTCCAAAACATGGGATCCACCCTCGGCGCCTGCGGCGACCTCAACCGTAACGTCATGGCGCCGCCCGCCCCGTACAAAAATCGTCGCGATTACACCCTGGCGTGGCAGTACGCCGACAACATCGCCGACCTACTCACCCCGCAAACGGGCGCCTATTACGAAATTTGGCTCGACGGCGAAAAAGCCATTAGCGCCCAAGAAGACCCCGCCGTGGTCGCCGCCCGCCAGCGCAACGGTAACGGCACCATTTTCCAGGATAAAGAAGAACCGATCTACGGCACCCACTACATGCCGCGTAAATTCAAGTGCGCCGTTACGGTTCCCGGCGATAACTCCGTCGATCTCTTTTCCCAAGATGTAAGCTTGGTAGTCATTACCGACGAGGCGGGAGAACTGCAAGGCTTCAACGTCTACGCGGGCGGCGGGATGGGTCGCACCCACAACAAAGAAGAAACCTTCGCCCGGGTCGCCGACCCCATCGGCTACGTCAGCAAAGACGACGTTTACGATCTGGTCAAAGCGATTGTCGCCACCCAACGGGATTACGGCGATCGCGTCAACCGCCGTCACGCCCGGATGAAGTACCTGATTCACGATTGGGGAGTCGAGAAATTCCGCGCCTCGGTCGAGGGCTATTTCGGCAAGGCGATCGAACCGCTCAAACCCTTACCCCCGTTCAAATACGAGGATTATCTCGGCTGGCACCAACAAGGAGACGGCAATCTCTTTGTCGGCTTGTCGATCCAAAACGGTCGGGTTTGGGATCGAGATAGCCTACAGTTGCGAACCGCCTTGCGCGAGATCGTGACTCGCTATAACCTGCCGATGCGGGTCACCGCCAGCCAAAATATTATCCTCTACGAAATCCAACCCGCATGGCAACGGGAAATTCAGGAGATTCTGACGCGCTGCGGCATTCAGTCGGAAACGGACATCGACCCGTTAGAGCGCTATTCGATGGCTTGTCCGGCGCTGCCCACCTGCGGTTTGGCGATTACCGAGTCCGAACGGATTTTACCGTCGATTCTCGATCGCGTGCGGGCGGTCCTCGATAAAGTCGGCTTGTCCGAGGAACATTTCGTGATTCGGATGACCGGATGTCCCAACGGTTGCGCCCGTCCGTATTTGGCAGAAATGGGGTTTGTAGGGAAATCACCCGATGCTTATCAACTCTGGTTGGGGGCCGATCCGAACCAAACGCGCTTATCCCGGGTGTATTTGGAAAAATTAGAGATCGACAATCTCGAAGCAACCCTCGAACCGTTGTTTGTTTATTTCAAACAGGAACAAGCCAGCCGTCCGCAACGGGAGAGCTTTGGCGATTTTTGCGATCGCGTCGGCTTCGAGGCATTGCGTCAGTTTGCCGCGAGTTATGCCACGGGTTCGGCGACGGCGCCCGCGACGGAGAAGTCAGCCAAGCGTCCCCCCCGCCGCCGCATTAACGTCCGCGATGCGGTTTACCAACAAGTTAAGGTGGAAGCCAAGCGTCAGGGCCGACCGATGAGCGAGTTGGCGAGTGAGGCGATCGCGGCGTACTTGGAAGAGCTCAAGTCGCAAGGTTAG
- a CDS encoding response regulator, translated as MRILLVEDDEPIAEALVANLSEQNYVVDVATDGEVGWNLIEACAYDLILLDLMLPKVDGITLCHRLRAEGYQMPILLVTAKDSTEDKVKGLDAGADDYMVKPFKVAELTARIRALLRRGNSPLPPVLEWGQLQLNPSTCEVHFGGKPVTLTPTEYRLLELFLRNSNRVYSRSAILDHLWSFEEPPAEDTIRAHIKGLRQKLKAVGAPADLIETVYGLGYRLKALPTGAPGPRAIDVLVAGLDGELVEQLRQRLSEVEICSVQTGEETLEQLGAKRWSLLTIAHRLSNPAAVEVLRQAGTKGLTDNLPIVYCVPDGTDTEAIAATGKKRKTKAKKGERRKTKGGSEAIAFVGDPVDGETLVRQIADTLQLSLNDPPSLTEAQKQQTQAAVAKVWERFKDRICDRVTIVEQAAIALKKGHLDNELRQSAHHEAHKLVGSLGTFGFNEGSQLARQVEQLLDCAEVPEEKALYFADLVVQLRAEIDDKRRDEDRNHKGSQDERPLLLVVDDDRELSEPIAQEAGRWGMKVLVARQVAQAREAIARRRPDVVLLDISLPVDPGGASDNGATPEALEAIPLETDCTNEEDRKQEGLKLLEELTNRTPPVPVLVSTVHGSVEDRLEVARLGGRAFLEKPVPPSQVMEAVTQVLQRTHTTEAQVMVVDDDPQILTLLRTFLEPWGMRLITLSDPQRFWDTLELSTPDLIVLDVEMPHMSGIELCQVVRNDPRWSGLPVLFLTGHTDPETVHQVFASGADDYVSKPIVGPELVTRIVNRLERTQLLRNMAETDALTGVANRRKSTQELGKYLHQAERHDRPLCLAILDLDRFKQVNDRYGHATGDAVLRQFGKLLLRTFRSEDVVARWGGEEFIVGMYGMTKHEGLKRLNQVLQMVNHDLSVGPPEDRFYVTFSAGISEYPEDGKDIQSLYRTADKALYQAKDRGRNCVLAY; from the coding sequence ATGAGAATTTTACTGGTCGAGGATGACGAACCGATTGCCGAAGCACTCGTAGCCAACTTAAGCGAGCAAAACTACGTGGTGGATGTGGCGACCGATGGCGAAGTCGGTTGGAATCTCATAGAAGCGTGTGCCTACGATTTAATTCTGCTCGATTTGATGTTGCCGAAAGTCGATGGTATTACTTTATGCCACCGCTTGCGCGCCGAGGGCTATCAAATGCCCATTCTGTTAGTAACCGCTAAAGATTCCACCGAAGATAAAGTCAAAGGCTTGGATGCGGGGGCCGACGACTACATGGTCAAACCGTTTAAAGTGGCGGAATTGACCGCCCGGATTCGCGCCTTGTTGCGTCGGGGAAACTCGCCATTACCTCCGGTCCTCGAATGGGGTCAGTTGCAGCTCAACCCGAGTACCTGCGAGGTGCATTTTGGGGGCAAGCCCGTCACGCTCACCCCCACGGAATATCGCTTATTGGAATTATTTTTACGTAATAGTAACCGAGTCTACAGCCGCAGCGCGATTTTAGATCATTTATGGTCCTTTGAAGAACCTCCGGCAGAAGATACGATCCGCGCTCATATCAAGGGATTGCGCCAGAAGTTAAAAGCGGTCGGGGCTCCGGCAGATTTGATCGAGACCGTGTACGGGTTGGGGTATCGCCTCAAAGCCTTGCCGACGGGGGCTCCAGGCCCGAGGGCGATCGATGTCTTAGTCGCCGGGTTGGATGGAGAATTGGTCGAACAATTGCGCCAGCGCCTGTCCGAGGTCGAAATTTGCAGCGTGCAGACCGGAGAAGAGACCTTAGAACAATTGGGGGCAAAACGTTGGTCTTTGTTGACGATCGCCCATCGCTTGAGCAACCCGGCGGCGGTCGAAGTTCTCAGACAGGCGGGAACTAAAGGACTGACGGACAATTTGCCGATCGTTTACTGCGTTCCCGACGGTACCGATACCGAGGCGATCGCCGCCACCGGGAAAAAAAGGAAAACGAAGGCCAAAAAAGGCGAACGGCGCAAGACAAAGGGGGGATCGGAGGCGATCGCCTTCGTCGGCGATCCGGTTGACGGCGAAACCTTAGTGCGCCAGATCGCCGATACCCTCCAACTGTCTTTAAACGATCCCCCCAGCCTCACCGAAGCCCAAAAACAACAAACCCAAGCCGCCGTCGCCAAAGTGTGGGAACGCTTTAAAGACCGGATCTGCGATCGCGTCACCATCGTCGAACAAGCGGCGATCGCCCTCAAAAAAGGCCACCTCGACAACGAACTACGCCAAAGCGCCCACCACGAAGCCCACAAACTGGTCGGATCTTTAGGAACCTTCGGCTTTAACGAAGGATCTCAACTCGCCCGCCAAGTCGAACAATTGTTAGATTGTGCCGAGGTTCCCGAAGAAAAAGCCCTCTATTTCGCCGATTTAGTCGTGCAGTTGCGCGCCGAAATCGACGACAAACGCCGGGACGAAGACCGCAATCACAAGGGATCCCAAGACGAACGCCCGCTTCTGCTCGTCGTCGATGACGATCGCGAACTGAGCGAACCGATCGCCCAAGAAGCCGGACGCTGGGGGATGAAAGTCTTGGTCGCCCGCCAAGTCGCACAAGCGCGCGAGGCGATCGCCCGCCGCCGCCCGGATGTAGTTCTCTTGGACATCTCCTTACCCGTCGATCCCGGCGGCGCCTCCGATAACGGAGCGACACCGGAAGCGTTAGAGGCGATCCCCCTGGAGACGGACTGCACCAACGAAGAAGACCGCAAGCAAGAAGGCTTAAAACTCCTCGAAGAACTCACCAACCGCACTCCCCCCGTCCCCGTCCTCGTCTCCACCGTACACGGTAGCGTCGAAGACCGCCTCGAAGTCGCCCGTCTCGGCGGACGCGCCTTTTTAGAAAAACCCGTTCCTCCCTCCCAGGTGATGGAAGCGGTCACCCAAGTGTTGCAGCGCACCCACACCACCGAAGCCCAAGTCATGGTCGTCGATGACGACCCACAAATCTTGACCCTCTTGCGAACCTTCCTCGAACCGTGGGGAATGCGCCTCATCACCCTTTCCGACCCCCAGCGCTTCTGGGATACCTTGGAACTGTCCACCCCGGATTTGATCGTTTTAGATGTCGAAATGCCCCACATGAGCGGCATCGAACTGTGTCAGGTGGTTCGCAACGATCCGCGATGGAGCGGTCTACCGGTCCTCTTTTTAACGGGCCATACCGACCCGGAAACGGTCCATCAAGTCTTTGCCTCCGGCGCCGACGACTACGTGAGCAAGCCGATCGTCGGCCCCGAGTTAGTCACCCGGATCGTCAACCGTCTCGAACGCACCCAACTGTTACGCAATATGGCGGAAACCGACGCCCTCACCGGAGTAGCCAACCGCCGCAAATCTACTCAGGAGTTGGGCAAGTACCTGCATCAAGCGGAACGCCACGACCGACCGCTTTGTTTGGCTATTTTAGATTTGGATCGCTTCAAACAAGTTAACGATCGCTACGGACACGCCACCGGAGATGCGGTTCTGCGACAATTCGGCAAACTCCTATTACGTACCTTCCGCAGCGAGGATGTGGTCGCACGCTGGGGCGGGGAAGAGTTTATCGTCGGTATGTACGGCATGACCAAGCACGAAGGGCTCAAGCGCTTAAATCAGGTGTTGCAGATGGTCAACCACGATTTATCCGTCGGCCCGCCAGAAGATCGATTCTACGTTACTTTCAGTGCCGGGATTTCCGAATATCCGGAAGACGGCAAGGATATTCAATCTCTCTATCGCACGGCAGATAAGGCATTGTATCAAGCCAAGGATCGGGGACGTAATTGCGTGTTGGCTTATTGA